The window CAAAgtccctcctttttttaaatcgttACTAACTGCATGTAAAGACGGCGCCTGTAAAAGACGGCGCGGCGTCTCACCTGTGGACACCTGCTGGGAGCTGATGTTGGGTTTGGTGTCCGGGGGGAGGTAGGGGGGTTTGGTGTCCTGGCCCGGGGACAGGTAGGGGGGTATGGACGTCCCCGGCGTCATCGGAGGCGTGGGGTTCCCTCCCATCGGCGAGCTGGGATACCCGGGCATCACCCCGCCCCGCCCCGGCTGTGAGGCGAGGAAGAGGACGAGTGTTTAGAGAGCGTCTCATTAACCCCTTCAGGTCTGCTTTAATATGACACACACTCACCGCTCTGcactcaaaatgtgcttttcataaTCAAGctttataaatattacatgttaatatgattttctattttcattgagtttacttttaaccaacatcagtcctgatcgtaaatattaaatattcatcaattttatgaattttaaccctttaaatgccaaatttttatcatgatgctttttagatgaaaattataacaattattattattttcaatatacgaCATTCAAAGtagattgtttttatgatcACAGCCGAGGATATAtcaatgattattattattattgattttcatacgttt is drawn from Plectropomus leopardus isolate mb unplaced genomic scaffold, YSFRI_Pleo_2.0 unplaced_scaffold5350, whole genome shotgun sequence and contains these coding sequences:
- the LOC121939632 gene encoding zinc finger MIZ domain-containing protein 2-like; this translates as PGRGGVMPGYPSSPMGGNPTPPMTPGTSIPPYLSPGQDTKPPYLPPDTKPNISSQQVSTGNPSDDLRLTFPVRDGVVLEPFRLEHNLAVSNHAFQLRDSVYKTLML